The Stigmatella aurantiaca DW4/3-1 genome contains the following window.
GAGATGGCGTGCCGGGATGCCTACGCGCTGGATGTGGCCATCACCCTCAATGCCTGGTGCTTCGACGGGGACTACTTGCCGGAGCTGTGCCAGGCCTTCTTCCGGGGCTACCAGGACGCGCGCCCGCTGTCGGCGGTGGAGCGCGAGCACCTCTTCGGGCACGCGCTCTTCGGGGCGGTGCGCTACACCGCCAGCCGCATCCGGGACTTCCACCTGTCGCCGCTGCCGGCGGAGCAGCTCACCCGCAAGAGCTTCCGCACCTATCTGGCGCGGGCCCGGACCCTGGTGTCGCTGGGCCCCGCGGGCTTTCTGGCCCGCATGGGGCTGTGAGCGCGAGGAGGGGCGTCTTCAGATGCCGGAGATGATCTTCCACTGGCCGTCGCGCTTCTCGAGCACCATCTGCTCCAGCTCCGAGTCGCTCTGGCTGCGGGACGTCAAGGTGGGCAGGCGCCAGCTCGCGTTCCAGTAGTAGATGGCCATGGCCCGGTTCTCCTCCTCGAGCAACTGCACCCGGCGGACGTTGATGTCCACCTTCGGGTTGTCCAGCTTGGAGAAGAGGTTCTGCAGGTGGGTGGGCAGGTTGGCGTACGTGAGATCGTCCTCGAGCGTCTCCGTCCCCGCATCCTCGCGGAAGGACTCGGAGACGAGCGCCTGGATGGCCCTGGCATCCTTGGCCTCCAGGGCGGCCCGGTAGCGCTCCATCACGGCGAGGATGGCGCGCGAATCTTCGGTGTCTTCGATATCGGTGCCCGGGATGCGCCGGGTGGCGCATGCCGCGGTCAGGAGCAGCAGGGGCAGGACAAGGAGCGATCGGACGTTCATGGTTCGGTGGCCTCTATGAGTCCAACCGCTCCGGTGTCAACTCATTCCCCGGCCGGCCGGGGAGGCTTACGGCTTGCGCACGAACTCGGCGATGAAGCGATTGAGCACCGCGGGCTCGGCATCGAGGATCTTCAACCCCTCGGACTGGATGACCTTCTCGCCAATGAGCGCCAGGGGCTTCAGCAGAAAGGGCAGCTTGAGGGAGATCTCCCCGTCCATGATGCGCTCGGTCTCGCCGTTGACGTCCCTCAAGCGCAGCACACCGGTGTTCACCATCATCTTGGAGATGGCGTTGGAGGTCGGCACGTTGGTGAACGTCAGCTCCTTGGTGCGCTTGTCATAGGTGGACGTCTCGATGAAGGCGAACCACTCGGGAGGAACCTTCTTCGGACCGATGGCGCTGATGACGGGCTTGGGGCGGTAGCGTATCCGGCGCCGGACCTGGTTGCCCTCGTCCTTGACCTCCAGCGTCTGCACCTCCAAGAGCACGCCGTGGTGCTTGAGCAGAAAATCGGAGTACCGCTCGTCGAGCAACGCGCGCTCCACCTCGTCCACCGTCCCCTGAATCCGCTGCCGCGCTTCGAACCGCATATCTCCTCCTGTCGAGTAGGCGGATGCGTCTAGCGGAAAGCCCGCCGGGGCACCAGGGGGCCGCCGAAGGCACCATCCTCGAAATCACACCGGGCCACCCATTCGGTGGCCGCCATTTTGAAAGCGGGTCCAAAATCTGGCAGAGCCCCCACCTCGTGCCTCACCGCGCCGCAATCTCCGGCCAGATAGGAGGATTCCACCAGCAGCCGCAACGTCTCCCGGCGCAGGGCTTCGGACAGCGGGGGCGACGCCTCGAGCGTCCGGTGCAGTTGCTCCACCGCGAGCGAGGGCTCGCCCACCTGGTGCAGGCGCCGCCCGAGCAGGTAGTGGAGGATGGGATCCTTCGGCGCCGTCTCCAGCGCCCAGGCCAGCCGCAGCAGGCGCATGTCCTCGCGCGGGTCCCGGAAGAAGCGCTCGATGGTCTCCAGGCGCGAGGGGGAGTCGAGCGCGGAGAGTTTCACCTGGGCGGTCCGCTCCAACTCGGGGCTGGGCGCCAGGGCGAGCACTCGCTCCAGGTGCCGCCGGGCCTCGTCGAGCTGGGTCAGGCGCAGGGCCATGTCCGCCTGTTTCAGGGCCACCTCGGCCTCCAGCGCGGGTTGGGCCTGGGATTTCTCCGCCAGACGCGCGAGCACCTGGGCCGCCTCGGCCGTCTGGTCGAGCTGGTCCAGGGCGGTGGCTTGGCCGATGACGTAGTTGGGTTCCTCGGGCTGAAGCTCCGCGGCGCGCTGGTAGAGCTTCAGGGCGTCCTCGGGATCTCCCGGGAGCGAACTCCACGCCGCCTCGGAGAGGCGCGCCACCTCGCGGGCGCAGGTGCGGGTGAAGAGGCTGCCGGTGCGGAAGCGCAAGAAGGCGCGGCTCAGCGCGGCTTCATCCAAGGGGAGGGAGTCCAGGAAGCGTTCCCACTCGGTGGCGAGTTCGTCCAGGGAACGGCCGTAGGCGGCGGGGAAGTCCGCGTGGGCATAGAGGGTGCGCACCTTCTCCGAGCCGTACGTGTCCGCCAGATAACGAATGAAGGAGCCCGCGACCGTGTACGCCCGCGTGGGCGCGGCTTGGTAGAAGCTCTCGGTGCCCATCAGCCCGCGCATGTCCGGCGCCAGGCCCTGCCGGCGCATGCCCGCCGCCCACTGGTGCAGGGTGAGGTCCCCTTGGATGGGGTCATCCGCGGCGACCGCATAGCCTTCAATCACGCCCATCAGCGGCCAGAGCCCGAAGCGGGTGGTGACGCGGAAGGGGCCGCTGCCCGCGGGGGCCGCCATCACATGGGCCAGCTCATGGTGGAGGCTGGAGTGGGGGAAGGGACGCTCGTTGATGTGCAACTCGTAGCGCCAGGGTTTGGCGAACTGGGTGCGCCCGGCGCCCACGAGCTCCTGCTTCTCCTCGTCCGAGCGGTACAGATAGACGTGGAGGGTCTCCGTGGGGGCCTTGCCGAGGAAGCGGGAGAGCTGGGCATGGCGGAACTCCAGATCCCGCACCATCCGGTCCACGTCCTGCCGGGGCTTGCCGCGCGGATAGTGGAAGCGGAAGTGGGGCGTGTCCCGGACGCCCCCGAGGCGCTCGGAGAGGTAGGCCTCCGTCATCCGGAGCCCCAGCGCGGGGGCTTGGGCCTCCATGAGGGCGATGCTCCCCAGCAGCACCAGCATCAGCCCCCCCGAGCCCCATCCCACGCGTGGCCGGGTGAGGCGGCCCTCCCGGAGCTCCAGGCTCATCGCCGCCAGCAGCGCCAGCACCGCGGCCACCAGCAGCGTCTCCAGCCGGAACCAGGCCAGGCGGGGCGTCACCTTCAGCGCTTCGTCATAGAGGGGGCCCGGCAGATGTCCGAGAAAGTGGTTGAACGCATACACCTGAGGTCCGAAGACGATGGGCCAGGCGGTGAGGAGGCCCGAGGTGAGCACCAGGGCGGCATAGGCGAGCACCGCGCGCCCGGGCCGCTGCGCCCAGAAGCCACAGAGGACGCCGGCACAGGCCGCCATGGCCGCGGAGGGCAGGGTGAGCAGGGGATAGAAGCCCACGAGCTCGAAGGGATCGCACCGGGTGGTGATCAGCGCGAAGAGGGTGGCGCTGACGAAGGGGGGGCAGGAGCACCGCCGTGTTGAGCAGCAGCGCGGTGCCCAGGGCCTGCGCCACCGGGAGGCCTGGGCGTTCCGGCCGGGGAAGATCCTTCCAGCGGGAGTCCTCCCCCCGGAGGATGCGGCGCTCCTGGGCGGCGGCGGCGATGCCCACGCCCCCCCCAGGGTGCCCACGGCGATGGCCAGGGCCAGCCCCAGTTCGAAACCGGGCACCCCAAACAGCGGAAGGAAGACGAGCGCGGAGCCGCCGAGCGCCAGCGCTCCCACCGCGATGAGCACCGCGCGACGGCGCAGCAGTGCGAGAACTCGGGAGGATGGGACTTGCTGCATGGGCTCCCCTATACTCCGTGGCCGCATGCCCGAACAGAAGACCGGTCCAGAGCACCGCCAGCACACGCGCGCGCCCATCGAATTGAAAGTCGATTACAAGAAGCTCAACTCCTTCTTCGCCGACTACACGAAGAACATCTCCAAGGGTGGCACGTTCATCAAGACGAAGAAGCCGTTGCCCATCGGCACGCGCTTTCTCTTCAAGCTGACGGTTCCCCAGCGCGAGGCGCCCTTCGAGCTGCTGGGCGAGGTGGTCTGGTCCAAGGGGGATGGCGATGAGCCCGGCATGGGCATCCGGTTCATCTACAGCAATGATGCCCAGCGCACCGAGTTCGAGGCGGTCGTCGAGAAGCTCATGGCGGACAGCCTGGGGACCGACCTGACCGAGAAGCTCCTCAAGAAGCCCCTGCACTCATGAGGCACCGACCCTTGATGACCGGGGCCTTGGCCGCCCTGTTGATGTTGCTGGCTTGCCAGGCCCCCGAGGCCCAGGGCAAACCCCCCGCGAGCCGCCCGGCTCCCACCGATGTGTCCGCCGAGGACTACGTGCTTCCGCCGCTGCCGCGTGCCTGGGTCCGCCTCAAGGACGCTTTCGGAGGCATTCACCGGGTGGAGGTGGAGGTCGCGGCCACGCCAGAGTCCCGTGCGCGCGGGCTGATGTGGCGCAAGGAGATGGCTTCGGGCAAGGGCATGCTCTTTCTTTTTCCCGACGAGGAGGTGCAGAGCTTCTGGATGCGCAACACGCTCATCCCGCTGGACATGCTCTTCATCAACTCGAAGATGCAGTTGGTGGGCATCATCGAGCGGGCCGTGCCGCGCACGCTCACGCCGCGCTCGGTGGGCTTGCCGAGTCAGTTCGTGTTGGAGGTCCCCGGAGGCTGGTGCCAGTCGATGGGGGTGGTGAAGGGCATCACGGTGGAGTTCGAGGGCGTCTCCACCCTGTCGATCGTTCCTTGAGCCACCCGTGTCCAGGTCATCCAGAGGGGGACCATGAAGACCGCCGCTCTGCCTGAGACCATGCGCGCCCTGTGCCTCACGGACTACCACGGGGGGCCTGGGTCGCTGCGGCTCATGGAGCGCCCCGTGCCGAAGCCCTCGGCCGGACAGCTCCTGGTGCGTGTCACGGCCGCGCCCATCCACCCCGCGGACAGGACGTTCATGCAAGGCCGCTATGGGGTGAGAAAGCCCCTGCCGGTGGTGCCGGGGTTCGAGGGCAGCGGCACGGTGGTGGCCGCGGGGAGCCTGGCGGGGCGGCTGCTGGTGGGGCGCAGGGTGGGGGTGTCCACCGCGGCGGGAGTGGATGGAACGTGGGCGGAGTACGTGGTGGTGCCCCTGGCCCATTGCCTACCGCTGCTGCCGCGCACCAGCGATGAGCAGGGGGCCTGCCTCTTCGTCAACCCCTTCTCGGCCTGGGCACTGATGGAGATGGCGCGCAAGGGCAAGCACCCGGCGTTGGTGCAGAGTGCCGCGGCGAGTGCGCTGGGGCGTATGGTGTTGAAGCGGGCCCTCAAGGAGAGGATTCCCCTGGTGAACATCGTCCGCCGGGCCGGGCAGGAGGAGTTGCTGCGAGGGCTGGGGGCTGAGCACGTGGTGAACAGCAGCGAGCCGGAGTTCGAGGAGCGCTTGCGCCTGCTCTGCCACGAGTTGGGGGTGACGCTGGGCTTCGACGCGGTGGCGGGAGCGATGACGGGCCAGATCCTCCAGGCGCTGCCGGAGGGGGGGACGGTGGTCGTCTACGGTGAACTCTCGGGAGAAGAGTGCCGCCTCTCCGCGGGCGAGCTCGTCTTCCGGAGGAAGAAGGTGGAGGGCTTCTGGTTGTCGACTTGGCTCAGCCAGGGGCTCGGCAAGGCCCAGCTCCGGGCGCTGGTGGATATTCCGTGGATGGCAGGCAAGGACTTCGAGACGCCCGTTCGCGCGGGTTTTCCCCTCGAGTCGGCGGAAGAGGCGTTGCGCCTGGCCGCCTCCGACATGACCGAGGGCAAGGTGTTCTTCAACCCGAAGCTCTGAGCCAGGGGGGCTTCAGCCCTTCGGGCGGGAGATGGGGCCGACCTTGCACTTCGTGACCGCTTGGTAGGCCGTCGGCGTCAGGAGGAGCTGGGTCCCGCGCACGCCCGCGGACACGGAGATGACGTCGAACAGATCGATCGTCTCGTCCGCGAAGACGGGGTACTCCTTCTTGCCGCCGATGGCCGTCACGCCGCCCCGGATGTAACCCGTCAGCGGCTGAAGCTCCTTCAGGGGGACGGTGTCGACCTTCCGGTCGCCGCTCAGCCGGGCCAGCGCTTTCAGGTCCAGCTCCGCGTCGCCCGGCACCACGGCGAGGAGGACGCCCGTCCGGTCGCCGCGGGCCACCAGCGTCTTGAACACCTGCTCCGCAGGCAGCCCCACCTTGGCGGCCACCGTCTCCGC
Protein-coding sequences here:
- a CDS encoding DUF4440 domain-containing protein, whose product is MNVRSLLVLPLLLLTAACATRRIPGTDIEDTEDSRAILAVMERYRAALEAKDARAIQALVSESFREDAGTETLEDDLTYANLPTHLQNLFSKLDNPKVDINVRRVQLLEEENRAMAIYYWNASWRLPTLTSRSQSDSELEQMVLEKRDGQWKIISGI
- a CDS encoding TIGR02266 family protein; translation: MPEQKTGPEHRQHTRAPIELKVDYKKLNSFFADYTKNISKGGTFIKTKKPLPIGTRFLFKLTVPQREAPFELLGEVVWSKGDGDEPGMGIRFIYSNDAQRTEFEAVVEKLMADSLGTDLTEKLLKKPLHS
- a CDS encoding DUF192 domain-containing protein, producing MRHRPLMTGALAALLMLLACQAPEAQGKPPASRPAPTDVSAEDYVLPPLPRAWVRLKDAFGGIHRVEVEVAATPESRARGLMWRKEMASGKGMLFLFPDEEVQSFWMRNTLIPLDMLFINSKMQLVGIIERAVPRTLTPRSVGLPSQFVLEVPGGWCQSMGVVKGITVEFEGVSTLSIVP
- a CDS encoding zinc-binding dehydrogenase encodes the protein MKTAALPETMRALCLTDYHGGPGSLRLMERPVPKPSAGQLLVRVTAAPIHPADRTFMQGRYGVRKPLPVVPGFEGSGTVVAAGSLAGRLLVGRRVGVSTAAGVDGTWAEYVVVPLAHCLPLLPRTSDEQGACLFVNPFSAWALMEMARKGKHPALVQSAAASALGRMVLKRALKERIPLVNIVRRAGQEELLRGLGAEHVVNSSEPEFEERLRLLCHELGVTLGFDAVAGAMTGQILQALPEGGTVVVYGELSGEECRLSAGELVFRRKKVEGFWLSTWLSQGLGKAQLRALVDIPWMAGKDFETPVRAGFPLESAEEALRLAASDMTEGKVFFNPKL
- the ybaK gene encoding Cys-tRNA(Pro) deacylase, with product MKTNAARLLDTLGVDYELREYEVDPEDLSAETVAAKVGLPAEQVFKTLVARGDRTGVLLAVVPGDAELDLKALARLSGDRKVDTVPLKELQPLTGYIRGGVTAIGGKKEYPVFADETIDLFDVISVSAGVRGTQLLLTPTAYQAVTKCKVGPISRPKG